In Balaenoptera musculus isolate JJ_BM4_2016_0621 chromosome 16, mBalMus1.pri.v3, whole genome shotgun sequence, the DNA window ATTGAGAGACCTGTGTTCTAGtgttagtttttagtttttttttttaatagttttaaatatttgggcAAGTTAAATGATGGGCATGGCCTAGATGATCCCTTGTCTACTGTTCTGaatgaacattttctcatttttaaaacagaaaataactgtATTGCTCTGACCATTGCTTAAATTTAGAGGCACTAATAGATTATATTATTAGCATAtattataaactttaaagaatcatgcaaatttttaataatttcattttaccCTTCTAAATTTATCATTCTATGGCAACTGCCTGATCCCTAGAATGATGAGATAAACTGTGAGTAgtttaaatacaattttactaAGATGCACCTTAAAATTTATACCTGACTCCAGTGGAGCATGTTTTGAACAGATGTTCCTGCTGGGTTTTGTGACATATACACATCCACACGACTCTGAAgggttaaaaaattatttttaatcttagtcCAACCAGAGAAGACAATCTTTGATAattattaaactaaaaaattttaaggaagtttaatttctaataaataatgttaataaaacataaaattatatttaaattacatacataaatgtacttattaaaagtaaattttgcATTGCTGTAGAAGCTATTATTGGATTTCTAAGTTATGAGGTCCATCACCCCATACTGAAAACAATCAAAAATGATATAACACACACAGACATCTTTTGAAAGCACTAAAGAactgaaaagacagaaagaaattacCAGGACAAATGgaagacaaaagacaaagaaCCCCAAGACAAAAGCAAAGCGTTGAAGCCACTTTTTCCTTAAGTTTATTTGCCAATCCCAGAaaatttaaagtttcattttaagAACTTAGCTAGTTAAGGAAAGCAAAAATCAGCCCAGGGCTTGCTGAGGACAGtttggagatttaaaaagaaattgtttccATGATAAATTGGGGTCCCAAAGTTCTACACAATTCAAAATGAAGCTGAATCAGAAATAAAGCAGTGCTCATGTCAATCTGTAATCTAGGTATGCATTGCCTTCATACTCCCTGGGAACCTCAATCAGTGAACAAGACATGGAAGGTCAATGTAATCCCTaccaaaatctcagcaagttatttaaaggatattgacaaactgcttccaaagtttatatggagaagctaaagaccccaaatagccaataTAATGTTAAAGGGGAAAAATTGGAGGACTGACACGACACAACCTCAAgacattataaagctacagtaatcaagacagtgtggtattggtgaaagaataaacaagtaGATAAATcgagcagaatagagagcccagaaacagacccctataaatatagtcaactggtctttgacaaaagagcaaaggcaatgcaatagaaaaatgatagtctcttcaacaaatggtgctggaacacttggacatccacatgcaaaaaaaaaagaaagaaatctagacacagaccttacatccatcacaaaaattaattcaagatggatcataggcctaaatgggaaatgcaaaactataaaacttctaaaagataacataggaaaaaacctagatgaccttgtgTGTGGCAATGACTTTTCAGATACagcaccaaaggcacaatccatgaaagaaataattgataaactgaaTTACAAGAACTGGACAAAGTCAAAATTCTGGGTTGTTTGATGACACATTTTCCAAATTACATTGGTGAGAGTTTTTGCTACCTGTTCTTCCTTGCATGATAGCTTCTATTCAGTTCTCTGAGTGACATTGGCCTGATTCTAGACACTGCCTTTTTACAAACCGAAAGGTTCTCTTCTGGTTTTTCATACTGCCTACAGGAAAGAAATTCCAAGTCAGACCCTGCCTTCCCCGTAGATCTTGATAGGATCAAGAGGACTGAATCAAACTGAACTATACAATCACTCTTACTGTTCCCATTCACACTGTGTATGAAATTTTTCACTTCAAACTTCCCCCAACCCTAGATAACTTAGTACACAATCATATTACAATCTATGACACTCTCAACTTTTGTCCCAGAAAGGAGACTCACAAATTTAAAGGCTAAAAAGCCAGAATATAAGCTTTCCTAATAGTTcacaaaaaaaaagttctcaaagACACTATAATTACAGTAAATACATCAGTGGCCAAATACACTACCCAagacatagaaaaaataaaaaaggcaagcAGAAATAAAGATTATATTTATGATTCTTCTAGTCATTCCATGGTAGGTATATAACACTAGATGGACAGAAGaatatgagtttcttttttttttttttaaccttcaatgGCAGAAAGTACGCTGCTCACACCTTTTGGGAAAAAGGTAGAGAATGGAGTTCATTTCTTCTGTTATGAAGTGTTTCTTTCAAATTTATGTAATTGTCTATTTAGCCTGCTGAGACTCGCATAAGACCTTCTTAAGGTTGAATAAAATCAACATATCCTTGCggtatgaaaagatgtttgagaATTAAGAGAACACCTCTTTTTCTTTGAACGAATAAATTGGTTCTCATTGGGAACTTTCTTAAAAGGTCCAGGTGCAAGAACCAACTAACTAGTCCAAATGCCACAATTGCTTTTTTACCaaatctggatttttaatttaatgtgcaGAAAAAACCTTAGAATGAATGCCTACATCTTTAAGAGAATCTATATACAATCAATACAAATGGCCTTGGTAATAGTAGCTCAAGTACCAAAACAGTTTCCCACTCCAGGAATTTTGATGAATGCCACAAGCATATAAGTTAATTGGCAGGCACTAATTCTAATTATGGAAGGATCAACAAGGAAGGGAAAAAGTGTTAGGAACCAGGATATAAGAGGAGGAGTTATGGAAGACAAGTGAATAGAAGACAGACTAAATACATGAAACCTCAGGAAACTAACATTTAATAGCAAAGACTAATAATGATAACCATCACTGCAGCTGCTCTCTGTTCTTTACAGAGATCAAGACAAATATGGAAGCAAAATAATCCCAGCATGGTAATACAAATTAGCTTCATAATGTTGGTATAGTCACAAAATCAGAAAGGCTAAGAATCTAAGTATAAATggataaaacataaaatgatacATGAGGCATAAAGTAAGTACTATTAAGAGCTGCTTTCTGAAAATTgacaaaatacatttcaaatacaaCTTGTTCTCACCATATTTAAGTTCTTCAGGTCATATCCAGCTATCATAAACAAGATATCACGGCAAATGTTATCAAAAATCTTCAGTGGACACAGCTTTGAACCAACAAATCTTTTAAAGGAGGTATTAGATAAGAAGTCTTTGCTgccagaaaaaaactgtaaaataaatttactcaTATTTGGAAGACTAAAACAATTAATCAAAAATTGATGTGGTGAGTTCACACAAATACATTATCTCacagtttaaaacatttaaattaagggACAAAACTTGGGAGCAGGATGTAGAGATGATTTGATTAATGGATTTTCTGTCACAATGAGTTGTCCAAAAGTATCATAAGTAAAATCCTATCCCTCTGTAGAAACAAAGGCAAGAATCCAGtgtaaatgaagacaaaaaattcaaatcataCATGTGGCTGTTCAAACACAGccaaaaccttttattttgaaagcGGAGAATCATTATCATTTTGGGTTATCAActacaaaaaggaaaggaataacaTACCTTGATCACTGACTTCCAGTTGTATGCCATTTTAATTAAAGGGCTTTCTGagtatttaatggaaaaaattggCGCTaaggcaaaaaatattttgattctttCAGCTATCTTTGGTATTGTGGAAAATGTTATGAAcgctgaaagaaaataagatataaataaacTATTCTTAAGCAATTACTATCATGTAAGAAATGACAGAATGGCGAGTAAGTTCAATAAGCTCTGAAcaattaattcactcattcatttcttaattcatttatcaaacatttattgatcacccAGTATGAGACATGCATATTGATCACAACATAATGCTGATTATTAAGTTCTAAAATAAATGTGTAGATCGTAAATGAGGATAATTCAGCAATAAATAAGTTTTATAgcaccataatttaaaaatcagaaataatattatatatttgtataactggcAATGGTGAAATGAGGTAAGTGAATTTTTCAGATAGATGAATCTTATACTTTAGgtaagaaattcaataaatgtcaaattgttttaatatttacttttaattaaaaatttccttGCCTTCTTGTACAGAGGATGCTAAACACTACTTTATATTTTACTGATAATTTAGAGTAATTAATATGACAAAtagtagtttttccttttttgacatCTTATCAAGCTAGCTACCTGCACATCTCCTCTATTTTTATTGGCTCTTTTTTCCCTGGGTTCTGAGAAGTCAAAGAAGCAAAGAATTATATATCATATTGCAAGTCAATTAGCTCTAGCACAtcacccatttttttcttgtttaattattTGCTAGGATTCTTGGTTCCAGACAACTGAACAGCTGATGAAAATTTGGACTAAAAGTCATGCAAGGTTAATAAACATCAGAGAAAAGAGCTATGAGAAATGGGATGAGATTGTTATTTAACACACTTTTTCTGGTAGAATGTAGAGTATTTCTATAAGAAAACGATACTCTTCAGACGAGAAAAACtcatttaatattgaatattggCTTCTATTATAAAATGGACTTTTCTACTTCTAAAGTAGAAAGATTAAGAGTGAACAGGTTTACAGTACCATGTAAGAGTGTTACTTTAGGTCTtagggaatttttttctgaacgCAAAGTTGTTACGCATTAGGTAGAAGCGTTTGTATTGTGAGGAGATCAAAGTTCTTTTCTAGTCGTCTTTAAATATAGGAAGGCTTTCTTCAAGTTTGTGCATTTCTTAAGTTTAATTTGTCCtaaatgtaaaaacataaatatacttttaaagtttCTTACTCATAAATCTctatgcttcatttttaaaagaaaaataattatgaaatttcTATTTGTGGAACAAATGACTTATTACCTCACTGTGATCTTTAGATGGATATCCAACTTTTATACaattgtaaacaaacaaaaccacaaacaaaacctTATTTTTACAGTCAATTCTTTGTGACTAGAAAAAACTATGTGAATTAAAGCAGGATGTAAGCTTCCAGGGCACTGCTACGTGATATTTGTCTCACAATTCTGCTTTGTTTCAATTACAAGTCTAGAAGCTGACCTACATCTTTAAGAAATATATCTACAAACTTTAAAAGTGTAATTAAGTAATAGTAGCAATGATCTTTCTTGCCATACCAATGGTAGTGCCTTGTGAATGGCCTACATAAAATATTTGCTCTTGTTGGGTTTGCTTCACAATGAAATCAATGGAGGCTGGAAGGTCATATTTAGCCATCTCAtcaaaactacaaaagaaaaaggaaaataaaaatttacttcctACTAATGTTATATTAACATTTGAAGATAATGAATAGGTAGATACATTTAAAGCATTTTTCAACTCTCTTTGGGTATTATCAATAAGTTAATAGTATAATGTATCTACTGAACAGAGACTTCTGTGAGAACACagtcaaggaaataaaatagtcaCAAAACAGACTTATAAAGAGGATGCTTGTGTATTCTAAATACAGTGCAGTAGACTAAATATATAGGTTACAGAGTGAAAAAATAGTTAAAGGAAGAGTAGGGTAGTCAATAAAGTTTACAgctaaaaaatgagaaagaagctCAAAATCAAACAAGCACTCTTTAATTTCCAAggcaaaatttatataaattttgatgGTCTATTGAAAGCCCTGAGTTGAGAAAAAAGAcatgttttatcttatttaattcaaaaagaaaaaaaatgttcaatacacttataaaatgaaacattactTGATTTTTCTTATACCTGAAAGCCCAGAATTCTTTGGAATTTGTTTTTAGGTACAAGTGTTTCCTAGACCAAGTAGTCCCTCTGCTGTTTCCCACCTATACATCATAACCAGCATCTGCCAGAAGGAAGCCTAGGCTGTTGTTAGGAAGACTGGAAATCCAGCTGCTGGCAGATGTGAGCAAACCATGTTGCAAGTATACAACAAGCCTCTGAGctggaaaaaaatgcagaaaatttcttttagaatattGTAGTGTCTACATGAGTATCTCACCTCAAATTTAATctcttaatatataaatattaaaattaaaatatatacatctcAGTTTATATCAGAGTTGTTTAACACAGTTCAGTAATGAATATCTTTCAAATGACCAAGTGGGCAATTAGGTCATGTCATACttaaacatataaatttttaaggaTACAGAATATTCAAATATCTAATAGTAACTTGGGTactcatatacattttaaatagtatattacataaaatatattttctatgattttcccactttttcacttcataaaataattttataatcacATTTTTCACAGACGTAGTCAATACAGGTTTCATCATTAGAACCACTATTTTAATCACCAGCATTCCCAGAGCTCTGATTTATACTTCCAAGGTTTTTGAGAAGCAACACTTTTTGAATAACATAATGTGTGTTCACTAGTAACTTTGTTTTAAGTCCCAAATTGCCATTCACACATAATCCACTGGTTGGTGGGCAATGAGGATCACATCATTGATTGTAGGTGGAGTACTGAAAGGACCTTGCATGTTGTAGCACTCCAGTGGTTAAAATTTCACCTTTCCTGTGATGATACAGGAAAGGGATGACTGGCTTGTACTGAATCTCTGACAGTGAAGAGGTAGAGGAGAAATAGAATTATGAGGGATGGGGAATTCGGTAGTTGTTGCTGAATGccaatgatgttttttaaaaatatttatttatttatttggttgcactgggtcttggttgtggcaggcagcctccttagttgtggctccagggctccttagttgcagctcaccagctccttagttgcagcatgagagctccttagttgtggcatgcgaactcttagttgtggcatgcatgtgggatctagttccctgaccagggattgaatccaggccccctgcactgggagcatggagtcttatctgctgtgccaccagggaagtccctcagtgccAATGATGTtttgaagagagaaaattatagGCTCAGGGTACTCAATCACCAAAATTCAAAGCAAAGTATGAAAGACATAAGACCTCTTTGGCATCATCTAAAACCCGCATTTTCTATAGTCAGAGGGCAAACTGAGGTGATAATCATGGTCAGGACCTAATTgtaagaaaagtaaaactttagGAAGGTAGAACTTTCAGCCTTGGAAAGAACCCATGCCATATTCAGGGACTTAATGGGGAAGTA includes these proteins:
- the LIPJ gene encoding LOW QUALITY PROTEIN: lipase member J (The sequence of the model RefSeq protein was modified relative to this genomic sequence to represent the inferred CDS: substituted 1 base at 1 genomic stop codon), whose translation is MWYLFKVMSFILILGTTHGAFKNRRSLNPEANMNISQIISYWGYPDEEYDITTEDGYILGLYRIPYGKTKNDNNSAQRLVVYLQHGLLTSASSWISSLPNNSLGFLLADAGYDVXVGNSRGTTWSRKHLYLKTNSKEFWAFSFDEMAKYDLPASIDFIVKQTQQEQIFYVGHSQGTTIAFITFSTIPKIAERIKIFFALAPIFSIKYSESPLIKMAYNWKSVIKFFSGSKDFLSNTSFKRFVGSKLCPLKIFDNICRDILFMIAGYDLKNLNMSRVDVYMSQNPAGTSVQNMLHWSQLFNSSHLKAFDWGSPVLNFVHFNQTTSPLYNVANMNVPTATWNGESDLLADPEDVKILLSEIKNHIYHKTISYYNHIDFLFGLDVYHQVYREIIDIIQGNP